Genomic DNA from Pseudomonas helmanticensis:
GCCTGAAAGTCCGTCCACCGCGACTGGGCGGCAACAAGTCCATGGGCGTATTCGCTACCCGCGCCACTCACCGGCCGAACGGCATCGGCCAATCGGTGGTGAAACTGGACAAGGTCGAAGGCAATCGACTGTTCATCTCTGGCATCGATTTGCTCGACGGCACGCCGGTGCTCGACATCAAACCGTATGTGCCCTATGCCGATATCATCCCTAACGCCGTCAATAGCATCGCCAGCGCCGCGCCGCAGCTGATTGACGTGCAGTGGACGGACTGGGCGCTGAAACAAGCGCACAGCCACGCTCAGCGCCTCGACGAGCCGTTGGTTGAGCTGATTGAACAGTGCCTGGCTCAGGACCCGCGTCCGGCGTATCAAACCCCGGCGCCGGAACGCGAGTACGGCGCGCAGTTCTGGGATCTGGATGTGCGCTGGCATTACCCGACACCCGAGCAAATACGCGTACTCGAAGTCATCCCGGCCAACGCATAACCCCCGAAAACGAAAAAGCCCGCGCTGCCTTCTCAGGCAACGCGGGCTGATCGTTCCCACGCTCCGCGTGGGAATGCATCCAGTGACGCTCCGCGTCACCGGCCAAACGCTTACTTCTCGACGAATGCACGTTCGATCAGGTAATCACCCGGCTCACGCATCCGCGCCGAGATCTTCAGGCCGAAGCTGTCGAGCACTTCGCTGGTCTCGTCGAGCATGCTCGGGCTGCCGCAGATCATCGCGCGGTCGTCCTGCGGGTTGATCGGTGGCAGGCCGATGTCGCTGAACAGCTTGCCGCTGCGCATCAGATCGGTCAGGCGGCCCTGATTCTCAAAAGGCTCACGGGTCACGGTCGGGTAATAGATAAGCTTGTCACGCAGCGCTTCGCCGAAGAACTCGTTCTGCGGCAGGTGCTCGGTGATGAATTCGCGGTAGGCGACTTCGTTGACGTAACGCACACCGTGCACCAGGATCACTTTTTCAAAGCGCTCGTAGGTTTCCGGGTCCTGGATCACGCTCATGAACGGCGCCAGGCCAGTGCCGGTGCTCAGCAGGTACAAGTGCTTGCCAGGGTTCAGGTCGTCAAGCACCAAGGTGCCGGTAGGCTTCTTCGAGATGATGATCTCGTCGCCTTCCTTCAAGTGCTGCAACTGCGAAGTCAGCGGACCGTCCTGCACCTTGATGCTGAAGAATTCCAGATGCTCTTCCCAGTTCGGGCTGGCGATCGAGTAAGCGCGCATAAGCGGGCGGCCGTTGGGCTGCTGCAGGCCGATCATCACGAACTGACCGTTCTCGAAGCGCAGGCCCGGATCGCGGGTGCACTTGAAGCTGAACAGAGTGTCGTTCCAGTGATGAACACTGAGGACACGCTCGTGGTTCATGTTGCTCATGTACGTTTGACTCCTGGAGATTGGGTCTGCGCTGGCTTATACCGCTGAGAGTGCGCAATTGCATCGCATTCTAATAGCGACGACAATATCTGTTAACTGGATTATTAAGATAAGGGTTATCGGTTATATCGATATGCGATTTACTCTCCGTCAACTGCAAGTCTTCGTCGCCGTCGCCCAGCAGGAAAGCGTATCCCGTGCTGCGGGTCTGCTCAACCTCTCGCAGTCGGCCGCCAGCACCTCGATCACCGAGCTCGAGCGCCAATCCAGCTGCCAGCTATTCGACCGCGCCGGCAAACGGCTGAGTCTCAACGCCCTTGGCAAACAGCTGTTGCCACAAGCGGTGGCCCTGCTCGATCAGGCCAAGGAAATCGAAGACCTGCTCAACGGCAAATCCGGTTTCGGCTCGCTGTCGGTGGGCGCCACCCTGACCATCGGCAATTACCTGGCGACGTTGCTGATCGGCAGTTTCATGCAGCGCCACCCCGAGAGTCAGGTGAAGCTGCACGTACAGAACACTGCCAATATCGTGCAACAAGTCGCCCACTACGAAATTGATCTGGGTCTAATCGAAGGCGATTGCAGCCATCCCGACATCGAAGTGCAGAGCTGGGTCGAGGATGAGCTGGTGGTGTTCTGCGCGCCACAGCATCCGCTGGCCCAACGTGGTAGCGCGACCATGGAAGAGCTGACCCACGAAGCGTGGATCCTGCGTGAGCAGGGTTCGGGCACGCGGCTGACTTTCGATCAGGCCATGCGCCACCATCGCAGCGCGCTGAATATCCGTCTGGAGCTGGAACACACCGAAGCGATCAAGCGCGCGGTGGAGTCGGGACTGGGGATTGGCTGCATCTCGAGGCTGGCGCTGCGCGATGCGTTCCGGCGCGGCAGTCTGGTGCCGGTAGAGACGCCGGATCTGGATCTGGCGCGGCAGTTCTACTTCATCTGGCACAAGCAGAAATACCAGACCTCGGCGATGCGCGAGTTTCTCGAGCTGTGCCGCGCTTTCACCGCCGGGGTGCAGCGCAGCGACGAGATCGTCTTGCCGACGATTGCTTAAAGCAGAATGACGGCCCACACCAGCGCGATCATGGTCAGCGCGACAAATTGCGCGGCGCTGCCCATGTCCTTGGCGTTCTTCGATAATGGGTGCAGTTCCAGCGAGATGCGGTCGATGGCCGCTTCGACTGCCGAGTTCAGCAGTTCGACGATCAAAGCCAGCAGGCACACGGCAATCAACAGCGCCTGCTCTACGCGACTGACATTGAGGAAGAATGTCAGCGGAATCAGCACGACATTGAGCAGCACCAGTTGGCGGAACGCCGCTTCACCGGTGAAGGCGGCGCGCAGGCCATCGAGCGAATAACCGGAGGCATTGAGGATACGTTTCAGGCCGGTCTGGCCCTTGAAAGGTGACATAAGGAAGAAACCAACCAAAAAGGAGTGAGAAAGCTAGATCAATAAAAGTCAAAAAAGCGTGAAGACACCAGCCTTTAATGGCTCGGAATTGACTCAAGTTGTTGCAGCAGTAAAGCCGCTTGCGTGCGAGTACGCACATTCAACTTGCGAAAGATCGCCGTAACGTGGGCCTTGATGGTCGCTTCCGACACACTCAGCTCATAGGCAATCTGCTTGTTCAGCAGGCCTTCGCAGACCATGGTCAACACACGAAACTGCTGCGGGGTCAGGCTGGCAAGGCCGTCGCTGGCGGCTTTGGCTTCGTCGGAAACAGCGACCGCCTCGAACGCCTGCGGCGGCCAGAACACATCGCCATCGAGCACTTTGCGCACTGCTTGCTGAATCACGCTGAGGTCGCTGGACTTGGGAATAAAGCCACTGGCGCCAAATTCACGGGACTTGACCATGACCGAAGCTTCTTCCTGCGCCGAAACCATCACCACCGGAATCTGCGGATATTGCCCGCGCAGCAGCACCAAACCGGAAAATCCGTAAGCGCCGGGCATGTTGAGATCGAGCAGTACCAGATCCCAGTCGGCTTTTTCGGTCAGGCGGGTTTCCAGTTCGGCAATGCTTGCCACTTCCACCAGGCGTACATCCGGGCCGAGGCCCAGCGTCACCGCCTGATGCAGTGCGCTACGAAACAGGGGGTGATCATCGGCAATCAGGATGTCGTATGTGGCCATTTTTCAAATGATCCTGTTTTTGATGGCAGACGCGGTGCATTCCGGTCTGGCCAAAGCAACTCGAGATGCCGCTTTGAAGCGATATCCACAGGGGCACGTTCAACGCCAATCAACAGCAAACACGGCGTTTCAAACCTTGGCCGCTCCCTAATCGGCGCCAAGCATGCCCAGCGAAGACTGGGTGGTCAAGCAGCACGGCCACCGTTGTGTACAGTATGGGCCACTATGCGGCCGACACCGGCTGCGGCTTTGGTATATAGGCTTGCAACTCGGCATGCGCCGGCGTCGACTCGTTCATGTCCAGTTGCTGCTTGGCGCCCAGATAGTGCTGGCTGAACACGTCAAAGTAAGCGTCCAGGGCAGAGGCCGCATCCGTGTCGCCTGCCAGCTCCAGACACAGCGCCGCGACTTCGGCGGTGCACAGGTGCTCGCTGCGGGTCGAACGGCGCAAGCGATAGCGCGAGAGTTTATCGGGCAGGAGGCTGAGGATCGGCAAACGGTCGAAGTACGGGCTTTTGCGGAAGATCTTCCGGGCTTCGGTCCAGGTCGCATCCAGCAGGATGAACAGCGGGCGTTTGCTGCTATCGATGGCGACGGTGTTGGTCACCCGCGACGGCTCGACATATTCGCCGGGAAACACCAGATACGGCTGCCATTGCGGGTCATTGAGCAGTGCGAGCATCTGCGGATCGGGCTCGGTGCGCGACCAGATGAACGCATGGTTATCGCGCACCACATCGGCAATCAGCCAACCGGTATTGCTCGGTTTGAACACTTCCTTGCCGGTCATGATCAGGCACACGCCCGAGCGGGTCTCGACACTCGGCCGCCAGGCGCACAGGCAATGGCTGATGATCACCCGGCAGTCACGGCAACGCTCGGAGCGAAAGCCGCGGGCCTGAATCGGCTTGATGCCTTCATCTTCGCGCTGGTCGCGCAAACGGGCGACGGCGTTGGGGGCATGGTTCATCGCGGATAACGCCGGCAGACAGGGAAACTCGACACGAACAGCACTCGGCAGGGCAATAAAGGCCGGCAGTTTACCAGAGCAACGGGCACAAGCCTGTACCCTCCCGACCGGCTCCCCTATAATTCGCCGCCACTGAACGCACAGCCCCGAGGCTGGTCGAACCACCAGTCACCGAATCAGGAGAGTTTCATGCTGCGCCTTATCGTTCCCACCGCTGCCATTCTGCTGGCGTCGTCCTTCACCGCTCAGGCCGCCTCCCTGAGTGAGCAGAATCTGAACCGTGAGCTGCGCAACGTCGCCGCCCAAAGCAGCGTCGGCACGCCACGCGCCATCAGTGAAGACATTCTTGATCAGGGCTTCACCGTTGAAGGCACACAATTGATCAACCACCTGAGCGTGCAAAAGAGCCACGCCGACAAGATGCGCGCTGACCCCAAAGCCGTGTATTTCCAGTTGGGTGCCTCGGTGTGCAACAACCCTTCGTTTCGCAAGCTGATGGCCAAGGGCGCGATCATGCGTTACGACTTCACCGAAGTGAAAACCAACAAAGCGGTCGGCTCTGCCAGCTACCAGGAATCGGATTGCCCGAAAGCCGGCCCGGCGAAGAAGAAGTAATCAACGTGAATTGGCGCGCCGCTGTTCATCCTCGGCGCGCAGTTCGGCCAGCAAGGCCTGTAAATAGTGCGAACGGCGTTCGCCGCCAGCCAACCGCCGGCAGCACTCCTCTTCGAGACTGACATGATTGGTCTCGGCTGATGCCTTCAATATTCGATACAGCTGCGTATCGATCTCCAGAATCACTCTGGCCATGTGTCCCGCCTCCTTGCCACCCGCAAATCCTTGAATCGCGTGCACCTTGCATACGGTGATTGACGCAATGCTGTCGTACGGTGCCTGTCAGTTAGTTAATCAGAGGGATAGCCACTCGGCGTGCGTTCGGACGAGCGGTGCCGATACTGGCAAAAAATCAATAAGCGGTTGCCAGCCAGAACGTTGCGGCGCAATGATCAAGCCAGCGCAAACGCGCGCAAGGGTCTAGATTCAGAGTATTCCCGATCACTTTTCAACGGCAGACAAGGAACTGCCGATCGTGTGTTTTTTTGCAGCGCGGCACTGACGCCGCTCGTCAGGGCCATCCGCTCTGTGCAGAAGGAGACGTTGAATGCCTTACCAACCGAATGACTTGCTCAGCCGGCATTTTCAGGAAAGCGGTCCCGACCTTATCAGCCAGGTCGAAGCACAACTCAACCGTGTTTCCCCCAACAGCCCGAACATTCCCATCTACCGCGACATGATCCTCACCGTGCTGCGCATGGCACAGGAAGACCACAACCGCTGGAACGCCAAGATCACCCTGCAAGCCCTGCGCGAACTGGAGCAGGCGTTTCGTGTGCTGGAACAATTCAAGGGCCGCCGCAAAGTCACCGTATTCGGCTCGGCGCGCACGCCGGTCGAGCATCCGTTGTATGCCATGGCGCGCGAACTCGGTGCCGCGTTGGCGCATTCAGACATGATGGTCATTACCGGCGCCGGGGGCGGCATCATGGCCGCTGCGCATGAAGGTGCCGGCCGTGATCACAGTCTCGGATTCAACATCACCCTACCCTTCGAGCAGCATGCCAACCCGACTGTCGATGGCACCAATAATCTGCTGCCATTCCACTTCTTCTTCACGCGCAAACTGTTCTTCGTCAAAGAAGCCGACGCGCTGGTTTTGTGCCCTGGCGGGTTCGGCACGCTGGATGAAGCACTGGAGGTACTGACACTGATCCAGACCGGTAAAAGTCCACTGGTGCCTGTGGTGTTACTGGATGCGCCAGGCGGCACGTTCTGGCAGGTCGCAATGGACTTCATTCGTCAGCAACTGGAGGACAACCGTTACATCCTGCCGACCGACATGAAGCTGATGCGATTGGTCTACAGCGTTGAAGAGGCCGTAGAACAGATCAACCAGTTCTACAGCAACTTCCACTCGAGCCGCTGGCTCAAGCGGCAGTTCGTGATTCGCATGCATCACAAACTCAACGATCAGGCGCTGGAGCATATGCAGGAAGCTTTCGCCGATCTGTGCCTGAGCGACCAGTTTCATCAACACGCCTACAATGGCGAGGAACACGACGAAGCGCAGTTCAGCCATCTGGCGCGACTGGCCTTCGCCTTTAACGCGCGCACTCACGGGCGTCTGCGGGAGTTGATCGATTACATTAACCTGCCGGAAAACTGGGCAGACTCCAAACCGCAAGCAACGCAACGCGCGCGCGAACCGTCAAAGGTCATTTGAAGGCAAAAAAAAAGGCCCGCTATTTTCATAGCGGGCCGTTTTTGTTGAATCGTTTTAATCGTCCATGTCGCGACCGCTGAACAAGCGGTTGATCATCTCCATCGAAAAGCCTCGATACGCCAGGAAACGGCCTTGCTTGGCCCGCTCTTTCGCGTCGATCGGCAAATGTCCGGAGAACTTGCGTTGCCAGGTGTCCTGAAGCTGCTGCTGCCAACTGATACCGCATTCGCGCAGGGCGAGTTCGATATCGGCACGCTGCAAACCGCGCTGGCCCAGCTCTTCGCGAATCCGCAGAGGGCCATAGCCGGAACGGGCACGGTAGGAAACAAAGCTTTCAAGGTAACGGGCTTCGGAAAGCAGCCCTTCTTCCGTCAAACGGTCGAGGGCTGTTTCGATCAACTCCGCCTCAGCGCCGCGTTGACGCAGTTTACGCGTCAACTCGACTCGACCGTGCTCGCGACGTGCGAGCAGATCCATGGCGGTTCGCCGCACCGCGACGAGGGTATCGAGTACGGCGGTGGTCATCGCTGCAATCAGATGTCAGCGTCGGCCAGGTCGTCTGCAGTCTCTTTGACTGCCGAGGCCTTGGAGTCGATCACTGTCGGCGTCAGCAGCTTGTCACGCAGTTGCTTCTCGAGCTTCGCAGCGATTTCCGGGTTGTCTGCCAGGAACTTGGCCGAGTTGGCCTTGCCCTGACCGATCTTGGTGCCTTCGTAGGCGTACCAGGCGCCGGACTTCTCAACGAAACCGTGCAACACACCGAGGTCGATCATCTCGCCGTTGAGGTAGATGCCTTTGCCGTAAAGAATCTGGAACTCGGCCTGACGGAACGGCGAAGCAACCTTGTTCTTCACAACCTTGACGCGGGTTTCGCTGCCGACCACTTCGTCGCCTTCCTTCACCGCGCCGGTACGGCGGATGTCGAGACGAACCGAGGCGTAGAACTTCAGCGCGTTACCACCGGTGGTGGTTTCCGGGCTACCGAACATCACGCCGATCTTCATGCGGATCTGGTTGATGAAGATTACCAGGCAGTTGGCGTTCTTGATGTTACCGGTGATTTTACGCAGCGCCTGGGACATCAGACGGGCTTGCAGGCCCACGTGCATGTCACCCATTTCACCTTCGATTTCAGCCTTCGGTACCAGTGCAGCCACGGAGTCGACGATGATCACGTCAACCGCGTTGGAACGCACCAGCATGTCGGTGATTTCCAGGGCCTGCTCGCCGGTGTCCGGCTGGGATACCAGCAGGTCGTCAACGTTGACGCCCAGTTTGCCGGCGTACTCAGGGTCGAGGGCGTGTTCGGCGTCGACGAATGCGCAGGTCGCGCCGGCTTTTTGAGCCTGGGCGATCACCGACAAGGTCAGCGTGGTTTTACCGGAGGATTCCGGACCGTAGATTTCAACGATACGGCCTTTGGGCAGACCGCCAATGCCGAGTGCGATGTCCAGACCCAGAGAGCCAGTGGAAATAGCCGGGATCGCCTGACGGTCTTGATCGCCCATACGCATCACGGCACCCTTGCCGAATTGACGTTCGATCTGACCCAGGGCCGCAGCCAAGGCTTTCTTCTTGTTGTCGTCCATTAAAGTCCTCACGTAATCAATAAGGCCTGACGGCCAACACCTGTATAAGTAGCCAGTATTATTCCACAGCGTTCGCGGATCGCCTACCCCTGATTTTCGATTTCTCGTGCCGCTAGTCGCAGGAGCCCCTCTAGCGCGGCCTTCACCGTTTGTCGGCGGACTTCATCACGGTTGCCGGGGAAGTGCTGAACCTCACTGGTGACCGTTTCGCCAACACCCCAGGCCAGCCACACAGTGCCCACCGGTTTGTTCGGTGAACCACCGTCCGGCCCGGCCACCCCGCTGACCGCCACGGCAAATCGCGCCAGGCTTTTGTCCTGCGCGCCACGCACCATTGCCTCGACCACCTCGGCACTGACCGCGCCGACCGTCTCGAACAACTCGACCGGCACATTCAGTTGCAGGGTTTTCTGCCGGTTGGAGTACGTCACGTAACCGGCCTCGAACCACGCCGAGCTGCCGGGAATCCGCGTGATCGCCTCGGCGATACCGCCGCCGGTGCACGACTCGGCGGTGGTGACGTGGGCATTGAGCACTTGCAGGCGTCGGCCAAGTTCAGCAGCCAATTGGGTGATCTCTTTCACGGCGCACTCCGGATCGTGTGGGATGCCTTCACCGTACACGAGCCGGTTGCGCTTTCAATACACAGAGTCATTCAAAATGTTCGGGGGCCAACGCTCTGACATAGGCCTGACACGCCTGCAGCGCGATCAATCCGCGGTCGCCGCTGTCGGTGATGGTGATAATTCGTTGAGCATGCGCCGGGTCAAGTCGGGCACGTACGGTTGCATGATCCACGCCGCCGGGGCCGGCGGTGGCTGGCACGTTGCAGCCTGGGGCAACGTCGCTGGCGTCGAGTAGGACTGACAGGCGCACATCAGCAGTGGCAAGACGATCGCGCAGGCGATCCTGATCTCGTTGGGCATCGCTCAGCGCTCGATAGTGGGTTTGTTCACTGGCGGCGAGCCGTTGCTCCAGCGCCAGGCGTTTATCCTGTTCGGCCTGTTGGGCTGAGGCAGCGGCAAAATTCTGTTGATTGAGGACTTCGGCGTTTAACCGAGCCTGCTCGGCGAGTTGCCGGCCGTAACGCCAGTCCTGCAACTGCCAGGCCACGGCAAAAGCTCCCAGCGCCAACAACAAGATGCCGATCATTCGCCAGGGGATTGGCATAACACCGCCCTCGCCCGCGCCCAGATTTCCAGGCGATCCTGCAAGCCGTTCAACCCGCCGTTGATGCGCCGGGTGATGGTGTTGAACTGGTCGCGATCGGCCAGTTCGTTCAAACCGTTCTGTTCCCAGAACCACGCGGCGGATTCGGCTGCCCATTGCGGCTGTTCGAGCAGTTCGGGCAACGACAACAGCCGCTCATCGCCAAACAGGCCAACGCTGCATTGCCGATAATTGCTACGGCCAGTGATTTGTATCAGCCCGCGTCCGCGGTACTTTTGCCCGTCGCCATCAGCCTCTGGGGTATTGCCCAGACGCAGCGCCAATGTGCCGGTGTCGTATTTGCTCAGGTATTGGTTGTTGCCCAGCTCGCGCACATAACGCAGTTGCCCCGACTCGTGGCCGACCTGCGCCAGAAACGCAGCCATGCGTTTGGGCGTGTCGATACGACGCCGCGTCATGGCGGCGTTGAGCGCAGAAACAAAAACGCCCGCTTGGGAGCGGGCGTTGGGCATGATGTCGATAAGGTTATTTTCAGTTATTTGCATGATGCGTAATCCTCCCTGGATACTCCCCCGATTGAATCACGGCTGCCGGCCAATGCCTGCCAGCCATTTATTTGCCAGAGTTTTCAGGGTGCTGCCCGCTGCCGCTTCAGGTGCTTCGTCCAATGGCAGCACTTGCCCACCCGATACCAGCCACGACTGATACGCGACCCAGTCACGATTGGTCGGATCCTGTGGGATGAATGCCGAATCCTCGATGCGCAATACGCCGCAAGGAGTCAGTTGATAGGTCATGAGTTCACTCCTAAATTTCAGCGTCCGCTGTCCATTCAATCTGCAACCCGTTACCAGGCGCGCTGCTGGGTGACGTCACAGTGCCAATCGCGAAGCTCCGCTCGGTCGTACTTTGCACGGTAGTCCCCGTGCAAACCGCTCCCGCCGAATAGTTCCAGATCTGATTACTGGCATTGGCAGGGCAATACAACACAACAGTAGGCTGCACTCTCTTCTGCACCTGCATGTAGACGACCATTCCATATTGAGGGCTGGCGGCTGCCGCAGACTGGGTAAACGAGACGATGCAAGTACCGACGCCATTGTTCGCCCGGACCACTGAACTGTTGGCAAAGGACTTCTCGAAATAACGCAGACATAGCATCAGCTCCTCGGCCGGAGGACGGTATTCGAAAGGCGTGGAAACCGGTCCTTCCTCCAACTGAACTTGTGCCAGGTCAACCGTCTGCAAAACATTGAGCGGCAGGTCGAAAGCCAGTCTCAGAAAATTGTTCACCCCGAGCATTTTCCCTGCGATGACGGGTACCTGAAACGTCGCCGAGTACTTTGTCCAGGCCGTGTTCAACTGAAAAACGTCGACCACTTTCACTACAGGTTCCGAGCCGCTGACGCCGAAATATTGCCCCGCCGTCACCTGCAGCGCCCGTGGCGCATCGGAACGTGCCCAAAAGGTGACAGTGGCGGTCTTCCCGGCCAGGCTCCGAACCGACTCAATAGCCTGGGAAATTTTATGCTCCGTTGCACCAACGCCCGCCGTGGTCTGCTGCCAGCGCAGGAAATACGCCGGCTCACCGGCCACCTCGGTCTGCCCCGGAACGAAGCTCTGCCGGCTGATCGCTACAGCCGCATTACTGTTCCAGTCACAGCGAAACCGATCAGCCACGTAACCACCAATATTCGGCCCCGGATTGGTCGTCCCGCGTTGCCAGATATCGAATCCACCGTTGATCAGCAAATTCTTGCGGTACACCTGCACCGGGAATTGCTGCAACGGGTCCGGCTTCGACAACAGCCGAATCGCCTGCGC
This window encodes:
- a CDS encoding diacylglycerol kinase codes for the protein MSPFKGQTGLKRILNASGYSLDGLRAAFTGEAAFRQLVLLNVVLIPLTFFLNVSRVEQALLIAVCLLALIVELLNSAVEAAIDRISLELHPLSKNAKDMGSAAQFVALTMIALVWAVILL
- a CDS encoding lysis system i-spanin subunit Rz; translation: MPIPWRMIGILLLALGAFAVAWQLQDWRYGRQLAEQARLNAEVLNQQNFAAASAQQAEQDKRLALEQRLAASEQTHYRALSDAQRDQDRLRDRLATADVRLSVLLDASDVAPGCNVPATAGPGGVDHATVRARLDPAHAQRIITITDSGDRGLIALQACQAYVRALAPEHFE
- a CDS encoding LysR family transcriptional regulator, with amino-acid sequence MRFTLRQLQVFVAVAQQESVSRAAGLLNLSQSAASTSITELERQSSCQLFDRAGKRLSLNALGKQLLPQAVALLDQAKEIEDLLNGKSGFGSLSVGATLTIGNYLATLLIGSFMQRHPESQVKLHVQNTANIVQQVAHYEIDLGLIEGDCSHPDIEVQSWVEDELVVFCAPQHPLAQRGSATMEELTHEAWILREQGSGTRLTFDQAMRHHRSALNIRLELEHTEAIKRAVESGLGIGCISRLALRDAFRRGSLVPVETPDLDLARQFYFIWHKQKYQTSAMREFLELCRAFTAGVQRSDEIVLPTIA
- the recA gene encoding recombinase RecA; the protein is MDDNKKKALAAALGQIERQFGKGAVMRMGDQDRQAIPAISTGSLGLDIALGIGGLPKGRIVEIYGPESSGKTTLTLSVIAQAQKAGATCAFVDAEHALDPEYAGKLGVNVDDLLVSQPDTGEQALEITDMLVRSNAVDVIIVDSVAALVPKAEIEGEMGDMHVGLQARLMSQALRKITGNIKNANCLVIFINQIRMKIGVMFGSPETTTGGNALKFYASVRLDIRRTGAVKEGDEVVGSETRVKVVKNKVASPFRQAEFQILYGKGIYLNGEMIDLGVLHGFVEKSGAWYAYEGTKIGQGKANSAKFLADNPEIAAKLEKQLRDKLLTPTVIDSKASAVKETADDLADADI
- the recX gene encoding recombination regulator RecX, with product MTTAVLDTLVAVRRTAMDLLARREHGRVELTRKLRQRGAEAELIETALDRLTEEGLLSEARYLESFVSYRARSGYGPLRIREELGQRGLQRADIELALRECGISWQQQLQDTWQRKFSGHLPIDAKERAKQGRFLAYRGFSMEMINRLFSGRDMDD
- a CDS encoding carbohydrate-binding protein CenC encodes the protein MDYPKSVPGSGLENGKFVDEDPIAGKPGSLIPAIWGNSVTEEILSAITAAGLTPDEAQTNQLAQAIRLLSKPDPLQQFPVQVYRKNLLINGGFDIWQRGTTNPGPNIGGYVADRFRCDWNSNAAVAISRQSFVPGQTEVAGEPAYFLRWQQTTAGVGATEHKISQAIESVRSLAGKTATVTFWARSDAPRALQVTAGQYFGVSGSEPVVKVVDVFQLNTAWTKYSATFQVPVIAGKMLGVNNFLRLAFDLPLNVLQTVDLAQVQLEEGPVSTPFEYRPPAEELMLCLRYFEKSFANSSVVRANNGVGTCIVSFTQSAAAASPQYGMVVYMQVQKRVQPTVVLYCPANASNQIWNYSAGAVCTGTTVQSTTERSFAIGTVTSPSSAPGNGLQIEWTADAEI
- a CDS encoding PA3611 family quorum-sensing-regulated virulence factor — translated: MLRLIVPTAAILLASSFTAQAASLSEQNLNRELRNVAAQSSVGTPRAISEDILDQGFTVEGTQLINHLSVQKSHADKMRADPKAVYFQLGASVCNNPSFRKLMAKGAIMRYDFTEVKTNKAVGSASYQESDCPKAGPAKKK
- a CDS encoding TIGR00730 family Rossman fold protein; the encoded protein is MPYQPNDLLSRHFQESGPDLISQVEAQLNRVSPNSPNIPIYRDMILTVLRMAQEDHNRWNAKITLQALRELEQAFRVLEQFKGRRKVTVFGSARTPVEHPLYAMARELGAALAHSDMMVITGAGGGIMAAAHEGAGRDHSLGFNITLPFEQHANPTVDGTNNLLPFHFFFTRKLFFVKEADALVLCPGGFGTLDEALEVLTLIQTGKSPLVPVVLLDAPGGTFWQVAMDFIRQQLEDNRYILPTDMKLMRLVYSVEEAVEQINQFYSNFHSSRWLKRQFVIRMHHKLNDQALEHMQEAFADLCLSDQFHQHAYNGEEHDEAQFSHLARLAFAFNARTHGRLRELIDYINLPENWADSKPQATQRAREPSKVI
- the tsaA gene encoding tRNA (N6-threonylcarbamoyladenosine(37)-N6)-methyltransferase TrmO, coding for MTYSVSPIGFVRSCFKEKFAIPRQPQLAPAARGVLELVAPFDQGDAVQGLEQVSHVWLLFLFHQALEDKPRLKVRPPRLGGNKSMGVFATRATHRPNGIGQSVVKLDKVEGNRLFISGIDLLDGTPVLDIKPYVPYADIIPNAVNSIASAAPQLIDVQWTDWALKQAHSHAQRLDEPLVELIEQCLAQDPRPAYQTPAPEREYGAQFWDLDVRWHYPTPEQIRVLEVIPANA
- the fpr gene encoding ferredoxin-NADP reductase, with the translated sequence MSNMNHERVLSVHHWNDTLFSFKCTRDPGLRFENGQFVMIGLQQPNGRPLMRAYSIASPNWEEHLEFFSIKVQDGPLTSQLQHLKEGDEIIISKKPTGTLVLDDLNPGKHLYLLSTGTGLAPFMSVIQDPETYERFEKVILVHGVRYVNEVAYREFITEHLPQNEFFGEALRDKLIYYPTVTREPFENQGRLTDLMRSGKLFSDIGLPPINPQDDRAMICGSPSMLDETSEVLDSFGLKISARMREPGDYLIERAFVEK
- the erdR gene encoding response regulator transcription factor ErdR — translated: MATYDILIADDHPLFRSALHQAVTLGLGPDVRLVEVASIAELETRLTEKADWDLVLLDLNMPGAYGFSGLVLLRGQYPQIPVVMVSAQEEASVMVKSREFGASGFIPKSSDLSVIQQAVRKVLDGDVFWPPQAFEAVAVSDEAKAASDGLASLTPQQFRVLTMVCEGLLNKQIAYELSVSEATIKAHVTAIFRKLNVRTRTQAALLLQQLESIPSH
- a CDS encoding CinA family protein, translated to MKEITQLAAELGRRLQVLNAHVTTAESCTGGGIAEAITRIPGSSAWFEAGYVTYSNRQKTLQLNVPVELFETVGAVSAEVVEAMVRGAQDKSLARFAVAVSGVAGPDGGSPNKPVGTVWLAWGVGETVTSEVQHFPGNRDEVRRQTVKAALEGLLRLAAREIENQG
- a CDS encoding glycoside hydrolase family 19 protein — its product is MQITENNLIDIMPNARSQAGVFVSALNAAMTRRRIDTPKRMAAFLAQVGHESGQLRYVRELGNNQYLSKYDTGTLALRLGNTPEADGDGQKYRGRGLIQITGRSNYRQCSVGLFGDERLLSLPELLEQPQWAAESAAWFWEQNGLNELADRDQFNTITRRINGGLNGLQDRLEIWARARAVLCQSPGE
- a CDS encoding tRNA-uridine aminocarboxypropyltransferase, translating into MNHAPNAVARLRDQREDEGIKPIQARGFRSERCRDCRVIISHCLCAWRPSVETRSGVCLIMTGKEVFKPSNTGWLIADVVRDNHAFIWSRTEPDPQMLALLNDPQWQPYLVFPGEYVEPSRVTNTVAIDSSKRPLFILLDATWTEARKIFRKSPYFDRLPILSLLPDKLSRYRLRRSTRSEHLCTAEVAALCLELAGDTDAASALDAYFDVFSQHYLGAKQQLDMNESTPAHAELQAYIPKPQPVSAA